The Thermococcus sibiricus MM 739 DNA window ACATTCTCTCGTCATATAGGAGATCTGGGATTGCCGCTAAAATAGCTACCCTCTCAAAGAGCTCTTTGGGAGTTTCAACGATCTTTCCTTCCTCATTCTTTATGAGATATCTGCTTGCCAAAACCCTCAAACCATTTATTGAAAAGCGCTTGTCTATTTCGTCAAGCTTTTCTTTGTTGAGGATTTTTCTTTTCTCCTCTCTAATTTCTGCTTTTTTCTTTCTGTAGATTATGTAAGCTTTGGCAACCTCAAAAAGGCCATTTCTCATTAATTCAAGCTCCACTATATCCTGAATGTTCTCTATGTGGGGAACCTGCCCTTCATAAAGCTCATTGATCCTATCAATAACATCCTTCACAACCTTATCGAGAAGATTATCATCCCTAACCCCAACTTCCCACATTGCCCTTTGTATAGCCCATCTTATACGGCTCTCATCGAAAGGCACGATTCTACCATCCCTTTTCATCACTTTTTCAATTGCCATATAAACACCCCTGTCACTTTATTTTAGTATTTGTGATACCTTGTATAAGTATCAGTATAAGATAGTGAGTAACAAAGGTAAATATATCTTACTCCACTATAGATTGCCAACATGACAAACAGTGAAAATTAATTCTGTCGGAATAATAAAAAATAGAAAATGAAAAAGTCGGATATTTTATCCAACTACTTACCCAAACTTTCATATATTATCTTCAATCTGTAAGCATGTTTTAGTTCTTCCTGACTCATCATTCCAAAGATTTCTTTTAAAGAACCTTTCATTATTTCACCAAGCTTCTTATATAACTCATAACTATGTTTTTCTCTGACTAATGCCTCTAAGATCAGATCCTCAATACTTTCTGGCTCTGCTCTAGTGTCTTGGAAATAAGGTTCTAGACTTAAAGTTTCCAAGTAATCTACAACTGGTGTATTCTCAAGACTACCACTTTTAAGAAAGTTTTCTATTGTTTGTCTATGTCTTAGTTCCTCACTAGCAAGCCATTGAAAATGTTCAATCAAAATAGGATTTTCATACGTAGCAAACGTTTCTCCAAGCTTATATAAATTGTAAAGTTCATTTTCCTGGTGAATTATGTTTTTGAGGAGTTCCTCAACTTTCATGCTCTCACTACTCCGTTATTCCCTTAATATCAACATGAACAAATGCCAATTCAACTTCTTCAAGCCTTTCAATACGTTTTTTGACAGTTTCACTTATATCATGGGCCTCTTTAAGTGTGAGCTCAGGAGGCACTTCTATATGAAGCTCAACATGGAGCCTCGGTCCTACATAATGGGCCCTCAGATCATGAACGTCTACAACTCCAGTAACACTGAGTGCAGCATTTTTAATTTCCTCTAGAATCTCATGAGGGGCAGATGTACCTGTTAAATAACCTACATTTTTGAGAACAATTTCAACAGCAACTTTTCCGATTAAAATAACTACAACTACGCTCGCTAAAGCATCACCATACCTGAATCCAAATCTTTGAAGTCCCAATCCTACTAAAACTGCCACGCTACTCAATGCATCGCTTCTATGATGATAAGCATCGGCTATGAGGATCTGATTATTTAGTCTTCTTCCTACCTTCAAAGAGTATTGAGTCATTGCCTCTTTTGAAAATATTGAAAGGAGTACCACCCCAATCATAATAGCATTTACTTCAATTGTGGAGTCCCCAAAAATTCGTTTTATAGCATCCTTCCCTATCTCATAAGCAACCAAAAAGAGTGCCATTCCGATAAAAAATGCAAAAAAAGATTCAAATCGTGAATGACCGAATGGATGAGTCTGATCTGCAGGTTTTGACGCAATTTTTGCTCCAAAATATCCAAAAATACTGGTTATAACATCCGAAAGAGAATGTACACCATCTGATATTAAAGCTAGACTAGAGTATAGGACTCCTACAGTAATTTTCACAATAGCCAAGACAATATTTCCAAATATGCTCACGATCAAGGGTCTATAAATTATTTCCATGATATCACCACAATTGAATCCCTCAGTCCGTCACTCCTTCATCACAAATCAGGTAAGGCTGAACTCCTCATTGGGTGTTATAAAATTCTTCACATGTTTTTAAAGGTTTTTTCAAAAGGCTTTTATTATTAGGTCTCCAGTATCTGATGGTGAAAGGATGACAAACAATCCAATATACACTATAAGAGAATGCATGGGGGCAAAAGATGAATATATTGCTCTAAACTTGTGGGAAACCCACACTGATGAACATGGCAATTTTAGACCTGCCAGATTTCTTCTTGAAAACGAGGAAGAAGAAATTCTAGAAAATGTGGAAAAATAGAAGCAACTGTTAATGAGGAGTGATTCATGTGAAAAAGCTTAAAATTTATATTCCCGGAATCTCCTTTCCCTCCCTTTCACTTACAGGGAATTACTGCACACTAGACTGTGCTCATTGTGGAAAACACTATCTTGAGAGTATGAAAAAAGTCGAAAAATCAAACCTTGTAGATTACTGCAAGAACTTAGAAAAAGAAGGATATAAAGGGTGTCTCTTAAGTGGGGGAATGGATTCGAGACTAAAAGTACCTTTAGACATATACACTGATGAGATAAAACAAATAAAAAAAGAAACAAAGCTCAAGCTCAATGTCCATGTGGGGTTCATCGATGAAAGTGACTTAGAGTGGTTAAAATACGTTGATGTGGTTTCTCTAGACTTTGTTGGTGAAGATGATGTCATCAAAAGAGTGTACAAAATCAAGAAACGAGTTGAAGATTATCTTAAAATAATTGAGCTATTGACATCAAATGGAATTAAAGTTGCTCCTCATATAACAGTAGGCCTTGATTTTGGGAAAATTTGGTGGGAGTATAAAGCTATTGAATTACTTGCCCACTATCCAGTTGATGTTCTTGTTCTTGATGTTCTAATCCCTACTAGGGGTACTGAAATGGAAAACACAACCTCCCCTTCTGTAGACAAATCCTTAGAGGTTGTCAAATATGCACGAGACACGTTCAATGGAGAGCTAAGCATTGGATGCATGAGGCCCCCTGGGAAATGGCGTTTAGAATTCGACAAGGGAGCCATATTGATAGGGGTTGACCGAATAACAAATCCACCAAGAAAGGTTATTGAATGGGCAAAAAAAATAAGAGATGTGGAAATTATTTATGAGTGTTGTGTTATTTGAAGTTAGCATAAAGAAAATACCCATAAAGGATCAGAAGCACGGCACTTGTTTTTCTCCCTACTCTGTTATTCAGCTTTAAGGAGATTGCCAAAACCATCATCACAACCAAAGTTAAGGGTACAGTGAAAGAATAAATTCCAGAATCTACTTTTATTGGATTTATCAAGGCAGCTATTCCGATTACCATTAAGATATTCAGGATATTGGCTCCAACAATATTTCCCACACTTATATTAGGTATTTTCTTTAATGTGGCGGTTAAGGAATTTGCAAATTCTGGAAGAGACGTTCCTATTGAAACTAGAGTTAAACCTACCACCACCTCTGGAATCCCTAAAGCAATGGCTATTTTTACCGCACTATCTACCACCAACCTCGCCCCAACTACTACAATCAGCCCACTTACAAATAGAATAACTACATCTTTCTTAGGATTTTCCTTTCCTTCCGAAGGTTCCTCCAAAGTTACATGTTTTCTATAGAGGTAATAAAGGAAACCACCATAGATTAAGATTAGAGACCCTCCTTCTATTCTGGAGATTGTTAAATCCCCCATCAGAAGCCATGCGTAAAGCGTGACAGCAATCATGAAGAGAGAATTTTTCCATGCTATTTCATCAACATCTAAAGGCATTATCATGGAGGATACTCCTAAAATCAAGGCAATATTTGCTAAGGCGCTTCCAACAGCGTTTCCAAGCGCTATACCACTAAGCCCTTTATATGAAGCTATTGCAGAGGTTGTAACCTCTGGAAGCGTTGTGGCTATACTCGCTAAAACCAGAGCAATTATGAATTCGCTAACCCCAAATCCCTTGGCAACTCTCGTGGCTGCCTCTACAAAAAGATCACTCCCCTTGATTAGTATCACCAGCCCCAAGATAAAAAGACCAAACGTTATAATATATTCTGCTGTCATTTTGCCTCCCGAGAGTATTAAAGGGATGAGATTTTAAAATCTTTGGGTAAAAAGCTAAAATATATTGAAAGCAAAAATTTTCCAGAGGTGAAAAAATGAATGTTGCCAAATATATAGATCACACAAACCTAAAAGCATATACCAGCAAGGAGGACATAATAAAACTTTGTGAAGAAGCAAAAAAGTACAACTTTTATGCGGTCTGCGTGAATCCATATAGAGTAAAACTAGCAAAAGAGCACCTCAAAGGTACAGATATCAAGGTAGCAAGTGTAATAGGGTTCCCTCTCGGAGCTACCCCTACCGAAGTAAAAGTGTTCGAAGCAAATAAAGCTCTCGAAGATGGAGCAGATGAGCTTGACATGGTGATCAATATTGGAGCATTGAAAGATAAAGACTACGAATATGTCAAGAAGGATATAGAGGACGTTACTAAAGTAGCACATGAAAAGGGGGCAATAGTGAAAGTAATTATTGAGACATGCTATTTAACTGAGGAAGAAAAAGAGATAGCATGCAAACTTGCAATGGAGGCTAGAGCAGACTTTGTTAAAACGTCTACTGGTTTTGGAACTGGAGGGGCAACAATCGAAGATGTAAAGTTAATGCGAAGAGTTGTAGGGGATAAACTCGGTGTGAAGGCAGCTGGTGGGATAAGAACTTACGAAGATGCATTAGCAATGATAAATGCGGGTGCAAATAGGATTGGAACATCAAGCGGAGTAAAAATCATTGAAGGGGCAAAAAACGAGTGAACCTTTAAAGCTTTTGAAAACCATCATAAAAGAGATATAAGACGACAATTTTTCAACCGAGAGTCGCTTAAAAAAGGCCTCAAGGAGAATCCCACTTGAAACACTCATAGAAGAGAAGGAATTTCATGGAGAAATAGGAGAAATCAAAAACCTCTAAACCCGGAGTGAAATTAAAACATCTTTTATTCTTCTTTTTATTACGTGTCCTACGCCACCCCCGACTACAATGCCAGTAACTGCTTGGAGAATGTTCCCCGGAACTTCTGCCACAGCTCCTCCCCATCCATAAACATAAATTTCAATCATAAAGTAGCCAAGAACCATCAACGCTCCTCCAAGGATTGTTGCCAGAAGCACTGTTGTGAAATCATCTTTTTTAGAGGTAATATATCCTACAACAAACCCTTCTACACCTTTTATTACTAAAGTGAACGGTGCCCAATGAGCGTAACCTGTTATTATATCTGCCATTCCAGAGCCAAAACCCCCTGCAAATGCTCCTATTGTCGGGCCAAAGAGCACTGCAACAAGCATTACCATGCTATCCCCTACGTTAATATACCCACTGGTTAAAGGGGTAGGTATTTGAATTGCCATTGTAACAACTGCCACCAAAGCTGCCATTACTCCTGACAAAGCTACCCCCACTGCGGCCTCAAAAATCTTTTTCTTGAGTATGAATAGATAAGCAAAATAAAGTATTGCAACTGCTATTATAATCCATTTAGCATATGGAGCCATCGTTTCTATTGCCACTATTATCCCTCCGCTTTATTCATTTTTCAAGTTAAAACTTGAAATTAAAGTTTAAAAGATTTTCTCTCAGAACATAAACTAATGAAGAAAAGATGGTAAAATAAGAGAAGTCAACCAACAACCGTTTTAATAGCCTCTTCAAGGATGTCAAGACCTATCTTGGCTTCTTCTTCATCTATTGTAAGTGGTGGGATCAATCTCAATGCACTCTTTCCACACCCAAGAGTTGCAAGACCCCTCTTGAGAGCCTCAACGACAACTTTATTCCTCTCGTTGCTTGCGTATTCCTTAGTCTTCCTGTCTTTTACAAATTCAATTGCCCAAGCAAGGCCAAGACCTCTCACGTCACCAATAAGCTCATACTTATCATACATTTCTTGGAGTCTCTCTTTAAAGAGTGGTTCAAGTTTCTGAGCATTTTCAATTAGTCCATTTTCAAGCTCGTCAATAACTGTTAATGCTGCCACACATGCAAGAGCATTTCCTCCATAAGTATTGCTGTGGACACCAGAGATACCAAAATCAAGATCCTTCCTGAAAATTGTAGCTCCAATAGGAACTCCACCACCCAAGGCCTTTGCAAGACTTATTATATCGGGGGCTACACCGAAATGCTCTATTGCAAACATTTTGCCAGTTCTTCCCATTCCCATCTGAACTTCGTCATCCATTAACAAAATTCCATGCTTATCTAACACTTTCTTGAGTTCCTTGAAGAAGTTCATTGGTGGAACCACATACCCTCCTTCTCCTTGAATTGGTTCTGCTATTACCCCAGCAACTTCTTCAGGGGGGACGTAGTGTGCAAGTAGATAATCCTCAATGTATTCAAGAACCCTGTTCACAAGCTCATCAGGCTCTTCATAACCATCAATGTGCCATGGGTTCCTATAGGGGTTAGGATATGGAACATGCTCAACGCCAGGCATTGTTGGGAACATTCTTGACCTGTGAACGGGTTTGCTTGCAGTTAAACTCATTGTTCCATGCGTTCTTCCGTGGAAAGCTCCAATAAACGCTATGAAGAGTTTTCTTTTTGTTGACCATTTGGCTATCTTTATTGCAGCCTCATTAGCCTCAGTACCGCTGTTTGATAGGAAAGTCTTCTTCTCAAAATCACCCGGTGCAATGCTATCAAGTTTCTCAACCAAGGCAACTTGATATGGATTGTAATAATCTGTTCCAGCGCCATGAATCAGTTTGTCAAGTTGCTTCTTCAGCGCTTCCACTAATCTTGGATTCCTAAGGCCCGCATTTAGAACGCCTATTCCAGAAGAGAAATCAAGGATCTTATTCCCATCCACGTCAATCCAGTAGTTTCCTTCAGTTCTTTCTATAACTAAAAAATACTCATTTGGATCATTTGTTGTCGTGGCCATGTACTTGTGGTGCTTTTCTATTACTTCTCTAGCCTTTGGTCCCGGAATTTCCTTAACCTGAGGTCCCTTCACCATATTCGCTCACCAATGTATAAAACATTTTGTCTCTATATAATTTTATGCTCATTAAAAGCTACTTTTGGTCGAAAAAGTTTCGGAAATAGTAGAAAAGAAAAGATACTTTTGCAAGAAAATTGAGAAAAGAAGTTGCAGAATAAGTCCTAGACAAACTCATTCCTCATTCATTTGAGATTTCCAATTTTCCAAAATATCCTTTGCTGAATTCGCTGCTATAGCTCCTTGCCCTACAGCTACTGCAATTTGCTTGAAGACATTCGTTATATCACCAGCTGCAAAAAGGCCCTTTATATTAGTTCTCATGTACATGTCCACAAGTATGTAACCTTGTTCATCCGTAATGCCCAAGTGTTTGACAAAATCAGTTTTTGGCTCATAACCTATGAAAACAAAGACTCCATCAACCTTCTTTTCAAATATTTCCCCCGTTTTAATATTTCTTAAAAGAACACTTTCAACTTTTTGATTACCTTTAATCTCCACAACCACATTGTTTAATAACACAGGGATTCCCGCTTTTTTGAATCTCTCCTGAAGTATTTTGTCCGCCCTAAATTCTTCCCTCCTGTGTACGAGTGTTACATTGACTCCGATTTCATTAAGATATAAAGCTTCCTGAAGAGCCGTGTTTCCGCCGCCTACTACTATCACGTGCTTGCCCCTAAACAATGGACCGTCGCAAGTTGCACAATAGCTAACCCCTCTTCCGTAGAACTTATCCTCTCCTGGAACCTTGAGTTTCCTTGGTTCTGCTCCTACAGCAATTATAACGCTCCTAGCTTTGTAAACTTTGCCATTCTTTGTTTTTACTTCAAATTTACACGGACCCTCATAATAAGCACATTCTGCTGGATCTACCCTTTCCACTTCATCAAAGACTATAGGAACATTAAGCTTCTTTACTTGCTCATGCATTTTATTGGCTAGTTCAGAACCTTTTACTCCTTCTGGGAATCCAGGATAGTTTTCAATGATATCTGTAAGGGCAACATTTCCCCCAATATCTTTTGATATTATAAGTGTATCAAAGCCGTATCTAGCTGAATATATAGCTGCCGTAAAACCCGCTGGGCCTGCTCCAATTATCAAAATATCCCAAGTTTTTGTCTCATCAATGCCACTTTGTGAGAGACTCCCCAAGCTAAACATTTCTTTCACCTCCAGTTTACAACTTTTGGTTGAATATTTAAAAACATTATGGAACAATTTTGAGAACTATATCAACTTTACCTCCTTATCCTCTACTAAATGAAGGGTATAACCCAAAAAAGCCATAAAAGCTACAAAAAAAGCCTCTTCGAATCTAAAAATAAGTCCATATCTGCATAAAGCAAAAATAGACAATCCATAAATACTTGCAAACATAAGAGAGTGCACTACTCCTCGATGTTTGGGTATTACAGCACCAAATGCATACCAAGCCCCAACCGCAAAAAGAGCCCCTATTGCCCATGATACGCTTCCATCCATCCAAGTATCATTTCCAAATGATATGGAATCTCTGATTTTGACAACCACTACACTACCCACCATTACAGAGACTATAGGTTTTATACCTCTATGAATCAAAGCCTCTGGATGATCCAAATCGGGCAAGTCCGATCCAAGTACATAGACTGCATAACCAAAAATTGTAGCCATCAAACTCATTTTAAATGGAATACCTGCATATTGTTTTAAAAAAGAGGCAAATAAAACTGCTAAAGGATAAGTTAAAAGGCCACTAAGCACATGGCCATTATAGTCCATTAAGCCTCCTCCACTTCCTGCTCTTCAAGGAATTTTCTGACATAATCTGGGACTTTGTAGTTTCCTTTTGGATCCCCAACCAAAAACCCCAACCTTATTAACTCCTCTAGGTGATCGTAGACTTGAACTCCTGGCTTTTTAACTTCTTTAGCTATCTGAATATAACTTGCAGGGCCACCATTGAACTGGTATACTATAGTTTCTACTAAATCCCTGTAATCTTTTGGTATTCTCATCAAATATTCTTCCAAGCTCTTGGGTTCCTCCAGTATGGTCGTTACAACATAGTCATCTATTGGGTCAAACTTATGCTTGCTGGCCTCCCCCAACACGTAGTGGAAAAGCCTCAGAATTTGTCTTGGATTTCCTTTTGCAAGTTGATGAATAAGCCTTACTGCTTCCTCCGTGAAGGGGTAAATAGGATCGTCTGTATCTCTGATTCTAACTTGATTAAGCCTCTTCTTAACAAGTTCAAAAGTTTCATCAAGACTCATGGGCCTTAGTTTGAATTCATAATGAAGCCTCATGAAAAATGCAGGGAAAATCTTTGAATATTCCTCATATGCATCAGGTATACATGCAAAACCAACTATACAACCCCTTGGCATGTTGCTTATAAAATGTCTTAACATTTCAAAAAAGAGTATCTTCTCCTCCTCACTTGCCGTTTGCATATTTTCCAACTCATCAAGAAGTACTGTAGAGTATGGGTATTTGCTTAATTCCTTCGTTAGCATCTCCGCTATATCCCTTGACTTATACTCCTTAGTTGAAGACAACATCTTCTCAAGACGATCTATAAAACCGAGTTTTTTTGAGAGATTTTCAAAGAAAATGTTTGTCCTAGTCTTCGGCGGTTTCAGTCCATTAAACATGTCCCTTGTGAGTTTTAAAATGTCATTTGTGTCCACTTTAATATAAATCGCTTTACCTCCCTGCTCTGATATTGTCTTATAAATGGTCTTAAGTCTCTGGGTTTTACCCATTCCCAATGGGCCGACTAAAGAAAACGCTATTGAACTTTGGTTACCAATTATTTCTGAAATCATCATGGATAATCGCATATCGACCTCTTGGTAAACATGTATACTCTCTACGTCTTCTATTCCTTCACTTGCCAATTGTTCAAAAGGATTTTTTGCTAGACCATATACTTCATAAGATGGAGGGGAATAAACTTTAAGTGTGCTAGGCCTTTCCATTTTACCCACCAAGTTTAAATTTTAAGTAGGAGGATATATAAACTTGTCCATAGAGGTGAAGAAAATGACCACACTGCTTGTAACAGTACCCGGTGGAAGAGAGGGTGATGCTACTCTCGAGCTTGAATGGGCTCTTGGAGATGCAAGAGTTAGACGTGCAAAGTGGAGAGGAGTGTTAATAGTCAAAACACGTCTCGAAAAGGATGACGCATTGGAAAGGATAAAAGAGTTTGACACTACAGCTATTTTTAAAGTTCTACCTCTAGAGAAACTAGTCATGAGTAAAAAGGAAGTAATAATGGAAGAGGGCTTCGCAATGGCTAAAGAACGTATTAAAGAAACCGAGAGTTTTGCAGTTAGGTGTAAAAGAAGAGGTAACTGGATATCTTCCGGGAAAGAAATAGAAATTGAACTTGGAGCAAAAATAAAGGAGACTATAAACGCCAATGTTGATCTCACTAATCCTGATTGGTACGTTTGGATTGAGGTTCTTGGAAAGCAAACAGGTATAAGTGTCATTAGGCCAGAAGAAATAATAAAAAAGAGAGTAGAGTTTTAAAAGCCCCCTGAAGATCTGCTGACCTTCCTTTCACCCTAGGAGAAAATTTCGGCTAGCAGGATGCTGGACCGTATAAGTTATAACTTACAAGTTACAACTTTTCATGACACTTTTAGTTTTTAGAAAATTTAAAAGTTAAAGGAGATCCAAACGTATCGCTAAGCTCTTAGATCCTTGGCTGCACTCTATAAACTGTCCTATCCTCTCCTATACTATCAACAAGACCACGATGTCTCCTTATACAGCTTTCACATTCCCCACAATGAATCGGTTTTCCATCTTCTGTAAACCCTTTAGGCATATAACAGGAATTGGAATACTCATACTTCGCACCAAATTCTTTCAGAAGTCTTGCTATTCCTTTTTTGCTCAACCCTATTAATGGCGCAACTACTTTGACATCACTCATTGACCCATATTTTAACATATTGTTCATTTTTTCAACGAATTCAGGAGTGTTATCTGGAAATGTCATACCCTCTTCCGCGTTGAAGCCCACTATAATATCTCCTCCACCAAGAGCATCCAAAAGTGAGGCGGCAACACTAATTAGCACAAGGTTCCTTGCCGGCACCCAAACACTCTTTGCAGTTTCCTGGGCTTTCTCCGTGTTTTCTAAATCCTTTGATGTAACCTTTGGAGTTTCCCCACCAACTAAAGTTGTCCCTCTAAGCTTTGAGAACTCCTCTAAAAAGTCTAGGTGGATTATTTTAAGTGGAATGTTAAGCTCCTTTGAAAAGAACTCCGCGATTTTGTTTATGACTTTTTCCTCGTTGCTCCCATAGTTTATGGTGAGCATGATAACTTCATCATAATTCTCTTTTGCCCAATAGAGGCAAGCAGTGCTGTCAAGGCCTCCGCTAAATAATACCACGGCTCTTGTCATTTTCATCCCTCCAATTCTTTGATGGTCTTTAGTAGGTTATGAACTTTTCCAAAGAGAAAGCAATAGAAGAAGGCCTGGAGGTAAAAGAGCTGCATGGAGAAGGGCAAAGATTGTAAAGATATTGGGTTCAAATTTTCCCGCTAAGACAGTGTCTCCCAAAGCCAGTAGCGAAAGAGTGCCCCATGCAATAGTTGGAAGGAGCACAAAAACTATCGGAAGTTTGTTGTTTTTAATGTCGGAGTCAGGTAAAGATGAATACAATAAAATCAACGTCCCCCAGAGTGTCCAGAACATTCCATCATTTCCTCCCACATCGTCCCAATCATATACAAACTCATCGTACTCCCAAGTAAGCTTCACATAGTAAGCATGGGTTAAATAAGACAACCCGATTAAGGTTTGGAAGACTCCTATAAGAAAGATCAGTTTTTGAACCTTTGACCTTTTAGAGAGATTAAACATCATGTTCCCCTATGTTGTATTATTCTGTTAGTGAATCTTAAAAACTTTTAGATATTATTAATCGCCACTTAAAGGATAGATTCTAATCATTATATTAAAGTTATGAAAATATTTTTAAATTTTGATTACAGTATTCTAGTGGTGGCCTCTAATGAAGAGGTACTCAATGAATTCTAAAAAAAGTTTTTATTAATGATAGTTTTTTATTGTCTTTTAGTGTGGCGGTTCTAGCATATTATCCAGATCCAACAAGAAAGCCATATAGCCGGTTAGTGGGCCAATTGAATTTGCTGATACTTATCCTCTCACGGGGTGATTGGATATGAAAAGGTTAATCGCCTTAACTCTTTCCATACTTCTCTTCACAAATGTTGTCCAAGCGTTAACCCTCGTGGAAAATACCTCTTGCGAACCTTACAATATTGAAGCATATACTGATGGAGAAAAAACCATAGTGCTCTTCCTCTTCAACCCGGACTTTTATAACTTTACTTATCGGAACGCGTATGTGGGATTTGAAATAAAATTTGATCGAAAAATACTGAAATGCAGGCGTGACATTGAAAATAAATATGGGCTTTCGTATAGCGTTGGCACTCCAGAGATAAGGACAGAGAAGATCTTAAAAGTACCAGCAGAAGTCCGGCACCTTAGATTCTCTGCTTGAGATTTATTTAAAAGCAGACCCAACAGAAATCGATAAAAACGCCTTAATTAACGAAGTTCTGACAAACAGACCCCAACAGAAGATTCTCCTTGTTGTGAATCCTGCAGAGGCAGTGAATATTAACACCACATACTACAGCAGAGAACTCATAAAACTGTTCTTTGGAGAAAAGTTCTGGGAAGAGAACATCAAAGAACCCACTGATCTTACTCCCTTAATTGGTGCAATTGGACATGAG harbors:
- a CDS encoding cation diffusion facilitator family transporter gives rise to the protein MEIIYRPLIVSIFGNIVLAIVKITVGVLYSSLALISDGVHSLSDVITSIFGYFGAKIASKPADQTHPFGHSRFESFFAFFIGMALFLVAYEIGKDAIKRIFGDSTIEVNAIMIGVVLLSIFSKEAMTQYSLKVGRRLNNQILIADAYHHRSDALSSVAVLVGLGLQRFGFRYGDALASVVVVILIGKVAVEIVLKNVGYLTGTSAPHEILEEIKNAALSVTGVVDVHDLRAHYVGPRLHVELHIEVPPELTLKEAHDISETVKKRIERLEEVELAFVHVDIKGITE
- a CDS encoding radical SAM protein — its product is MKKLKIYIPGISFPSLSLTGNYCTLDCAHCGKHYLESMKKVEKSNLVDYCKNLEKEGYKGCLLSGGMDSRLKVPLDIYTDEIKQIKKETKLKLNVHVGFIDESDLEWLKYVDVVSLDFVGEDDVIKRVYKIKKRVEDYLKIIELLTSNGIKVAPHITVGLDFGKIWWEYKAIELLAHYPVDVLVLDVLIPTRGTEMENTTSPSVDKSLEVVKYARDTFNGELSIGCMRPPGKWRLEFDKGAILIGVDRITNPPRKVIEWAKKIRDVEIIYECCVI
- the deoC gene encoding deoxyribose-phosphate aldolase gives rise to the protein MNVAKYIDHTNLKAYTSKEDIIKLCEEAKKYNFYAVCVNPYRVKLAKEHLKGTDIKVASVIGFPLGATPTEVKVFEANKALEDGADELDMVINIGALKDKDYEYVKKDIEDVTKVAHEKGAIVKVIIETCYLTEEEKEIACKLAMEARADFVKTSTGFGTGGATIEDVKLMRRVVGDKLGVKAAGGIRTYEDALAMINAGANRIGTSSGVKIIEGAKNE
- a CDS encoding metal-dependent hydrolase, producing MDYNGHVLSGLLTYPLAVLFASFLKQYAGIPFKMSLMATIFGYAVYVLGSDLPDLDHPEALIHRGIKPIVSVMVGSVVVVKIRDSISFGNDTWMDGSVSWAIGALFAVGAWYAFGAVIPKHRGVVHSLMFASIYGLSIFALCRYGLIFRFEEAFFVAFMAFLGYTLHLVEDKEVKLI
- a CDS encoding acetyl ornithine aminotransferase family protein codes for the protein MVKGPQVKEIPGPKAREVIEKHHKYMATTTNDPNEYFLVIERTEGNYWIDVDGNKILDFSSGIGVLNAGLRNPRLVEALKKQLDKLIHGAGTDYYNPYQVALVEKLDSIAPGDFEKKTFLSNSGTEANEAAIKIAKWSTKRKLFIAFIGAFHGRTHGTMSLTASKPVHRSRMFPTMPGVEHVPYPNPYRNPWHIDGYEEPDELVNRVLEYIEDYLLAHYVPPEEVAGVIAEPIQGEGGYVVPPMNFFKELKKVLDKHGILLMDDEVQMGMGRTGKMFAIEHFGVAPDIISLAKALGGGVPIGATIFRKDLDFGISGVHSNTYGGNALACVAALTVIDELENGLIENAQKLEPLFKERLQEMYDKYELIGDVRGLGLAWAIEFVKDRKTKEYASNERNKVVVEALKRGLATLGCGKSALRLIPPLTIDEEEAKIGLDILEEAIKTVVG
- a CDS encoding ECF transporter S component, which translates into the protein MAIETMAPYAKWIIIAVAILYFAYLFILKKKIFEAAVGVALSGVMAALVAVVTMAIQIPTPLTSGYINVGDSMVMLVAVLFGPTIGAFAGGFGSGMADIITGYAHWAPFTLVIKGVEGFVVGYITSKKDDFTTVLLATILGGALMVLGYFMIEIYVYGWGGAVAEVPGNILQAVTGIVVGGGVGHVIKRRIKDVLISLRV
- the trxB gene encoding thioredoxin-disulfide reductase, with amino-acid sequence MFSLGSLSQSGIDETKTWDILIIGAGPAGFTAAIYSARYGFDTLIISKDIGGNVALTDIIENYPGFPEGVKGSELANKMHEQVKKLNVPIVFDEVERVDPAECAYYEGPCKFEVKTKNGKVYKARSVIIAVGAEPRKLKVPGEDKFYGRGVSYCATCDGPLFRGKHVIVVGGGNTALQEALYLNEIGVNVTLVHRREEFRADKILQERFKKAGIPVLLNNVVVEIKGNQKVESVLLRNIKTGEIFEKKVDGVFVFIGYEPKTDFVKHLGITDEQGYILVDMYMRTNIKGLFAAGDITNVFKQIAVAVGQGAIAANSAKDILENWKSQMNEE
- a CDS encoding ferritin family protein, coding for MKVEELLKNIIHQENELYNLYKLGETFATYENPILIEHFQWLASEELRHRQTIENFLKSGSLENTPVVDYLETLSLEPYFQDTRAEPESIEDLILEALVREKHSYELYKKLGEIMKGSLKEIFGMMSQEELKHAYRLKIIYESLGK
- a CDS encoding calcium/sodium antiporter, with product MTAEYIITFGLFILGLVILIKGSDLFVEAATRVAKGFGVSEFIIALVLASIATTLPEVTTSAIASYKGLSGIALGNAVGSALANIALILGVSSMIMPLDVDEIAWKNSLFMIAVTLYAWLLMGDLTISRIEGGSLILIYGGFLYYLYRKHVTLEEPSEGKENPKKDVVILFVSGLIVVVGARLVVDSAVKIAIALGIPEVVVGLTLVSIGTSLPEFANSLTATLKKIPNISVGNIVGANILNILMVIGIAALINPIKVDSGIYSFTVPLTLVVMMVLAISLKLNNRVGRKTSAVLLILYGYFLYANFK